One Methylomarinovum tepidoasis DNA window includes the following coding sequences:
- the dcd gene encoding dCTP deaminase, giving the protein MTIKSDRWIRRMAEEHGMIEPFEPNLISALEGRRVISFGTSSYGYDVRCADEFKVFTNINSTIVDPKDFDPASFVDVKSDVCIIPPNSFALARTVEYFRIPRNILTICMGKSTYARCGVIVNITPLEPEWEGHVTLEFSNTTPLPAKIYAHEGVAQMIFLESDEECETSYADRGGKYQGQTGVTLPKA; this is encoded by the coding sequence ATGACGATCAAATCCGACCGCTGGATCCGCCGCATGGCCGAGGAACACGGCATGATCGAGCCTTTCGAGCCCAACCTGATTTCTGCGCTCGAAGGCCGGCGGGTCATCTCCTTCGGCACCTCCAGCTACGGCTACGACGTGCGCTGCGCCGACGAATTCAAGGTGTTCACCAACATCAACTCCACCATCGTCGATCCCAAGGACTTTGACCCGGCCAGTTTCGTGGACGTCAAATCCGACGTCTGCATCATCCCGCCCAACTCCTTCGCCCTGGCGCGGACGGTGGAGTATTTTCGAATTCCGCGCAATATACTTACAATTTGTATGGGAAAGTCCACTTACGCCAGATGCGGCGTGATCGTAAATATCACGCCTCTGGAACCGGAATGGGAAGGTCACGTCACCCTGGAATTTTCCAACACCACCCCGCTGCCGGCCAAGATCTACGCCCATGAGGGGGTGGCCCAGATGATCTTTCTGGAGTCCGACGAGGAATGCGAAACCTCCTATGCCGACCGCGGCGGCAAGTATCAGGGCCAGACCGGGGTCACCCTGCCCAAAGCCTGA